The following are encoded together in the Nocardioides sp. Arc9.136 genome:
- a CDS encoding 1-acyl-sn-glycerol-3-phosphate acyltransferase produces the protein MFYWFLKWVALGPFLRVIFRPQVAGAEHVPTDGPAILASNHLSYADWLFMPLTLPRRVTFVAKAEYFTSPGIKGWFQKQFFSGAGQVPIDRGGASAAEGALTAAKRILGEGGLFGIYPEGTRSHDGRLYRGKTGVARLALETGVPVIPVAVVGTDVVAPPGKTFGTFTRPVVRFGKPLDFSRYEGMSNDRYILRSVTDEIMYEIMRLSGQEYVDTYAAQAKAESRKAERAEQSGDAAADRPGEEKKAS, from the coding sequence GTGTTCTATTGGTTCCTGAAGTGGGTGGCCCTCGGGCCGTTCCTGCGCGTGATCTTCCGCCCGCAGGTCGCCGGCGCCGAGCACGTCCCCACCGACGGCCCGGCGATCCTCGCCAGCAACCACCTGTCGTACGCCGACTGGCTGTTCATGCCGCTCACGCTGCCGCGCCGGGTGACGTTCGTGGCGAAGGCGGAGTACTTCACCAGCCCGGGCATCAAGGGCTGGTTCCAGAAGCAGTTCTTCTCCGGTGCCGGCCAGGTCCCGATCGACCGCGGCGGTGCCAGCGCGGCCGAGGGCGCGCTGACCGCGGCCAAGCGGATCCTGGGGGAGGGCGGCCTGTTCGGCATCTACCCCGAGGGCACCCGCAGCCACGACGGCCGGCTCTACCGCGGCAAGACCGGTGTCGCCCGGCTCGCGCTCGAGACGGGTGTCCCGGTCATCCCGGTCGCCGTCGTCGGCACCGACGTGGTCGCACCCCCGGGCAAGACGTTCGGCACGTTCACCCGCCCGGTCGTGCGCTTCGGCAAGCCGCTGGACTTCTCCCGCTACGAGGGGATGAGCAACGACCGCTACATCCTGCGCTCGGTGACCGACGAGATCATGTACGAGATCATGCGGCTCTCCGGCCAGGAGTACGTCGACACCTACGCCGCCCAGGCCAAGGCCGAGTCCCGCAAGGCCGAGCGCGCCGAGCAGTCGGGCGACGCCGCGGCGGACCGTCCGGGCGAAGAGAAGAAGGCGTCCTGA
- a CDS encoding MacS family sensor histidine kinase, producing MAVEDRLFRALAVLRGVTLANAVVLNLYRAENFQRPAGGVACVLVMAAWTAFAVWAYAAPRRRTVVLLAADLAVAVALLAATPLVKGDGFNATVPGFWVAGALLAWAVRYRWVGGLVAAAVLVAADVLVREELTQSNYGNVFLLFIGGPIVGFMCGSLQEMAAERDRAERSAAAAAERARLARAVHDGVLQVLSLVQRRGAELGGEAAELARLAGEQESRLRTLIRTQERTTDEAAGGSGAGAVLDLAAELGRLESRAQVTVAAPATPVELPRDVVRELCAVVGACLDNVANHVGAQAPAWVLLEAFPDRVELSVRDEGPGIPEGRLERAAAEGRLGVSESIRGRVADLGGTATLSTGSFGTEWELVVPVPAPGSAGAADRRR from the coding sequence CTGGCGGTCGAGGACCGGCTCTTCCGGGCGCTGGCCGTCCTGCGTGGGGTCACCCTGGCCAACGCGGTGGTGCTCAACCTCTACCGCGCCGAGAACTTCCAGCGCCCCGCCGGCGGGGTCGCCTGCGTGCTGGTGATGGCGGCGTGGACCGCCTTCGCCGTCTGGGCGTACGCCGCGCCCCGGCGCCGCACGGTCGTCCTGCTCGCCGCGGACCTCGCCGTGGCGGTCGCGCTGCTGGCGGCCACCCCCCTGGTGAAGGGCGACGGCTTCAACGCGACCGTCCCGGGGTTCTGGGTCGCGGGGGCGCTGCTGGCCTGGGCGGTCCGGTACCGCTGGGTGGGCGGCCTGGTGGCGGCCGCGGTGCTGGTGGCGGCCGACGTGCTGGTCCGCGAGGAGCTGACCCAGTCCAACTACGGCAACGTCTTCCTGCTCTTCATCGGCGGTCCGATCGTCGGCTTCATGTGCGGGTCGCTGCAGGAGATGGCCGCCGAGCGCGACCGCGCCGAGCGGTCCGCCGCCGCGGCTGCGGAGCGCGCCCGGCTGGCACGCGCCGTGCACGACGGCGTGCTGCAGGTGCTCTCCCTGGTCCAGCGGCGCGGCGCCGAGCTCGGCGGCGAGGCGGCCGAGCTGGCGCGGCTCGCGGGCGAGCAGGAGTCCCGGCTGCGGACCCTGATCCGCACCCAGGAGCGCACGACCGACGAGGCCGCCGGCGGGAGCGGAGCCGGCGCGGTCCTCGACCTGGCGGCGGAGCTCGGCCGGCTGGAGTCCCGCGCCCAGGTGACCGTCGCCGCGCCGGCGACCCCGGTCGAGCTGCCGCGCGACGTCGTGCGGGAGCTGTGCGCCGTGGTCGGCGCCTGCCTGGACAACGTCGCGAACCACGTGGGGGCGCAGGCTCCGGCCTGGGTGCTGCTCGAGGCGTTCCCCGACCGGGTCGAGCTCTCCGTGCGCGACGAGGGGCCCGGCATCCCCGAGGGCCGGCTCGAGCGGGCCGCGGCCGAGGGCCGGCTGGGCGTCAGCGAGTCGATCCGTGGCCGGGTCGCCGACCTCGGCGGGACCGCGACGCTGAGCACGGGCTCGTTCGGCACCGAGTGGGAGCTCGTCGTCCCGGTCCCCGCCCCCGGCTCCGCGGGAGCGGCGGACCGGCGCCGCTAG
- a CDS encoding DUF2804 domain-containing protein — protein sequence MPVRPQPVSEREITAPVPLTSADGRLNPDAVGWTRTPLLTTDGVGRGRRGRGRNKRWEYWAVTTPTHVVALVTSDIDYAAVHGIWLLDRATGESVAHDAIGVTGRSATLPGTLGHGPVRSRTRRLRIDVEEVEGGTRLRASGPRVEVDVVAHRPEGHECLGVVVPWSDRLFQYTVKDVARPATGTIRLDGLAADVPAGESWATLDHGRGRWPYDVRWNWGAGAGRTDGHVVGIQVGGRWTDGTGSVENSLYVDGHLSKISEELVWDYDRDDWMAPWRVSGASVDLAFTPFHLRRSVTDLRVFASRTHQCFGHWAGRVRDDSGTWMRVADVVGWAEDVHNRW from the coding sequence GTGCCTGTCAGACCCCAGCCCGTCAGCGAGCGGGAGATCACCGCCCCGGTCCCGCTCACCTCTGCCGACGGCCGGCTCAACCCCGACGCGGTCGGCTGGACCCGCACCCCGCTGCTCACCACGGACGGAGTCGGTCGTGGCCGCCGCGGTCGGGGTCGCAACAAGCGCTGGGAGTACTGGGCGGTGACCACGCCGACCCACGTGGTGGCCCTGGTGACCTCCGACATCGACTACGCAGCCGTCCACGGCATCTGGCTGCTCGACCGCGCCACGGGTGAGTCGGTCGCCCACGACGCGATCGGCGTGACCGGCCGCAGCGCGACGCTGCCCGGCACGCTGGGCCACGGACCGGTCCGCTCGCGGACGCGCCGGCTGCGGATCGACGTCGAGGAGGTCGAGGGCGGGACCCGCCTGCGGGCGAGCGGGCCGCGGGTCGAGGTCGACGTGGTGGCGCACCGGCCGGAGGGGCACGAGTGCCTGGGCGTGGTGGTGCCGTGGAGCGACCGTCTCTTCCAGTACACCGTCAAGGACGTCGCGCGCCCCGCGACCGGCACGATCCGCCTCGACGGGCTCGCCGCCGACGTACCGGCGGGGGAGTCGTGGGCGACCCTCGACCACGGCCGCGGCCGGTGGCCCTACGACGTGCGCTGGAACTGGGGCGCCGGCGCCGGACGCACCGACGGCCACGTCGTCGGCATCCAGGTGGGCGGGCGCTGGACCGACGGCACCGGCTCGGTCGAGAACTCCCTCTACGTCGACGGGCACCTCTCCAAGATCAGCGAGGAGCTGGTCTGGGACTACGACCGTGACGACTGGATGGCGCCCTGGCGGGTCTCGGGCGCCTCGGTCGACCTCGCCTTCACACCGTTCCACCTGCGCCGCTCCGTCACCGACCTGCGGGTCTTCGCGTCCCGCACCCACCAGTGCTTCGGGCACTGGGCGGGCCGGGTCCGCGACGACTCGGGAACGTGGATGCGGGTGGCGGACGTGGTCGGCTGGGCCGAGGACGTCCACAACCGCTGGTGA
- a CDS encoding flavin reductase family protein, translating to MTIHDTHPFAGEDDPVRRFRGRLGGTVTLWTAGAGAGRAGLTVTSLMVANGETPRVLALLDPDSDLLDAVRDTGRAVVQLLSWADRGLAEMFAGTAPAPGGLFRQAEFVDTAHGPRLASTTTWAGVELEEEREVGWSSLVTCRLVAAEAGEDGDPLGHRRGRWLRLSQEKGAP from the coding sequence ATGACCATCCACGACACCCACCCGTTCGCCGGTGAGGACGACCCGGTACGTCGCTTCCGGGGCCGGCTCGGCGGCACGGTCACCCTGTGGACGGCCGGGGCGGGCGCCGGACGGGCCGGGCTCACGGTGACGTCGCTGATGGTGGCCAACGGCGAGACGCCGCGGGTGCTCGCGCTGCTCGACCCCGACTCCGACCTCCTCGACGCCGTGCGCGACACGGGCCGGGCCGTCGTCCAGCTGCTCTCGTGGGCCGACCGCGGGCTCGCCGAGATGTTCGCCGGCACCGCACCGGCGCCGGGCGGGCTGTTCCGCCAGGCCGAGTTCGTGGACACCGCGCACGGCCCGCGGCTCGCCTCGACCACCACCTGGGCCGGTGTCGAGCTCGAGGAGGAGCGCGAGGTCGGCTGGTCGTCCCTGGTCACCTGCCGCCTCGTCGCGGCGGAGGCCGGCGAGGACGGCGACCCGCTCGGCCACCGGCGGGGACGCTGGCTGCGCCTGTCCCAGGAGAAGGGGGCCCCGTGA
- a CDS encoding response regulator transcription factor, giving the protein MVVDDHPMWRDAVERDLQQAGFEVVAVASTGTEALARFKAARPQVVVLDLQIPEPDGVGVTREALAHDPSARVLVLSASGEQADVLEAVKAGATGYLVKSASRQELLDAVRRVARGDTVFTPGLAGLVLGEFRRLSDPAAATDPTQPQLTERETEVLKMVAKGMSYKQIAERLVLSHRTVQNHVQNTLRKLQMHNRVELTRWAIEQGLDED; this is encoded by the coding sequence ATGGTCGTCGACGACCACCCGATGTGGCGCGACGCGGTCGAGCGGGACCTGCAGCAGGCCGGCTTCGAGGTCGTCGCGGTGGCCTCCACCGGCACCGAGGCGCTCGCGCGGTTCAAGGCGGCCCGGCCCCAGGTGGTCGTGCTGGACCTGCAGATCCCCGAGCCCGACGGCGTCGGTGTCACCCGCGAGGCGCTGGCCCACGACCCGTCGGCGCGGGTGCTCGTGCTGAGCGCGAGCGGGGAGCAGGCCGACGTGCTGGAGGCGGTCAAGGCCGGCGCGACCGGCTACCTGGTCAAGTCCGCCTCGCGGCAGGAGCTCCTCGACGCCGTACGCCGCGTGGCGCGCGGCGACACCGTGTTCACCCCCGGCCTCGCCGGCCTGGTGCTCGGCGAGTTCCGGCGGCTCTCGGACCCCGCGGCGGCCACCGACCCGACGCAGCCGCAGCTGACCGAGCGCGAGACCGAGGTGCTCAAGATGGTCGCGAAGGGGATGTCGTACAAGCAGATCGCCGAGCGGCTCGTGCTCTCCCACCGCACCGTGCAGAACCACGTGCAGAACACCCTGCGCAAGCTCCAGATGCACAACCGGGTCGAGCTCACGCGCTGGGCGATCGAGCAGGGCCTGGACGAGGACTGA
- a CDS encoding oxygenase MpaB family protein: MQAATTGRLLAERPLPATLRHVELARQRYPQLAATYLAAMWDGDPLADAFVADVPRLGHGRAMRMLRTACREGIGAVPDAPDSLRALFAQLDATPEWVDLEGIDRAGAHLGRYTRQAGIVLGAASLVSGYANSAASRPLEMTGRYIENAGMRTIEVASWLVAANAQGGLSRFADGFELTVRVRVIHALVRRSLLDDDAWDLAAWGVPICQSYLAYTLVEFCLIPLRGMRAIGAPYRPEEQAAYYARWRYLGHLLGIDPALLPTDEAEQEALEGIYLLTRPPVDEYCRELVGAIGSDFLVPEIEQLVPPVLHPVAPTVVAALERVFIGDAIADELGIADTQLKHAVRAAGPVLGAVNAALDRLPPTLGPRTRRGERYREAQDARLRARYGVQHDLVDASPGGGRPHPARG; this comes from the coding sequence ATGCAAGCCGCGACCACCGGCCGACTCCTCGCCGAGCGCCCCCTGCCCGCCACCCTGCGCCACGTCGAGCTGGCGCGGCAGCGCTACCCGCAGCTGGCGGCGACGTACCTCGCCGCGATGTGGGACGGCGACCCGCTGGCCGACGCCTTCGTCGCGGACGTCCCGCGCCTGGGGCACGGCAGGGCGATGCGGATGCTGCGCACCGCCTGCCGCGAGGGCATCGGGGCGGTGCCGGACGCGCCGGACTCGCTGCGCGCGCTGTTCGCCCAGCTGGACGCCACCCCGGAGTGGGTCGACCTCGAGGGGATCGACCGGGCCGGTGCGCACCTGGGCCGCTACACCCGGCAGGCCGGCATCGTGCTCGGCGCGGCGTCCCTGGTGAGCGGCTACGCCAACTCGGCGGCCTCGCGGCCGCTGGAGATGACCGGCCGCTACATCGAGAACGCCGGCATGCGCACCATCGAGGTCGCCTCCTGGCTGGTCGCGGCGAACGCGCAGGGCGGCCTGTCCCGCTTCGCCGACGGCTTCGAGCTCACCGTGCGGGTGCGGGTCATCCACGCGCTGGTGCGACGCTCGCTGCTCGACGACGATGCCTGGGACCTCGCCGCCTGGGGCGTCCCGATCTGCCAGTCCTACCTGGCCTACACCCTGGTCGAGTTCTGCCTGATCCCGCTGCGCGGCATGCGCGCCATCGGTGCGCCGTACCGTCCGGAGGAGCAGGCGGCGTACTACGCCCGCTGGCGCTACCTCGGCCACCTGCTCGGCATCGACCCCGCGCTCCTGCCCACCGACGAGGCGGAGCAGGAGGCGCTCGAGGGGATCTACCTGCTCACCCGGCCGCCGGTGGACGAGTACTGCCGCGAGCTGGTGGGCGCGATCGGCTCGGACTTCCTCGTGCCGGAGATCGAGCAGCTCGTCCCGCCCGTGCTGCACCCGGTCGCACCGACCGTCGTCGCCGCGCTGGAGCGGGTCTTCATCGGGGACGCGATCGCCGACGAGCTCGGCATCGCCGACACGCAGCTCAAGCACGCGGTCCGCGCCGCCGGGCCGGTGCTCGGCGCGGTGAACGCCGCGCTCGACCGGCTGCCGCCGACCCTCGGGCCGCGCACCCGCCGGGGCGAGCGGTACCGCGAGGCCCAGGACGCCCGGCTGCGCGCGCGGTACGGCGTGCAGCACGACCTCGTCGACGCCTCCCCCGGCGGCGGGAGGCCGCACCCCGCCCGCGGCTGA
- a CDS encoding TetR/AcrR family transcriptional regulator → MAHKQRILPTQQRAVQMRRALLDAALHLLGERGAAGLTTTAIVERAHVSTGTFYRYFNDKAEIVTALRDEAVAAVDRDLREAVVRALDLDLPDAVREIVSTLVSGFEEHGPVVLAVVDAQPGGINANVLPEIERDLFHLAAVIPRRHLPGVPPERLEALVFMTMGVVVATSLRIALFRPPGSDREALVDVATSMLVAGLRS, encoded by the coding sequence ATGGCCCACAAGCAGCGGATCCTGCCCACGCAGCAACGTGCCGTGCAGATGCGCAGGGCCCTGCTCGACGCTGCCCTTCACCTTCTCGGCGAGCGCGGCGCCGCCGGGCTGACCACCACCGCGATCGTGGAGCGCGCCCACGTCAGCACCGGCACCTTCTACCGGTACTTCAACGACAAGGCGGAGATCGTCACGGCGCTGCGCGACGAGGCCGTCGCGGCGGTCGACCGGGACCTCCGCGAGGCGGTGGTCCGCGCGCTCGACCTCGACCTGCCCGACGCGGTACGCGAGATCGTCTCGACGCTGGTGTCCGGCTTCGAGGAGCACGGCCCGGTCGTGCTGGCCGTCGTCGACGCCCAACCGGGCGGCATCAACGCCAACGTGCTGCCGGAGATCGAGCGGGACCTCTTCCACCTCGCGGCCGTGATCCCGCGGCGGCACCTGCCCGGCGTGCCCCCCGAGCGGCTGGAGGCGCTGGTGTTCATGACCATGGGCGTGGTGGTCGCGACCTCGCTGCGGATCGCGCTGTTCCGCCCGCCGGGCTCGGACCGTGAGGCGCTGGTCGACGTGGCGACCTCGATGCTCGTCGCGGGGCTGCGGTCCTGA
- a CDS encoding glycerol kinase GlpK, translating to MSVLAIDAGTTGVTAVVVTPDGRIAAKGYQEFAQHFPQPGWVEHSPEEIWQATLEACREVLGRVDRSELRGVGITNQRETVLLWDRETLGSPRRAIVWQDRRTADICTRLRDGGHEDRVAELTGLRLDPYFSGTKLAWIAEHEPHTWALVEEGRYAVGTVDSYLVARMTRGLHHVTDVSNACRTLLMDLGTGDWSDELCGLFGVPRDALPELVPNWGELAVTDPRSFLDLSLPIAGIAGDQQSALFGQTCFDVGDSKCTYGTGSFILTNCGTELPRSDAGLLSTAAWRSPDGELTYALEGAIFVTGAAVQWLRDGLQVVGSAAETAAIAATVPSSEGVVFVPALTGLGAPHWDPHARGLIIGVTRGTTRAHLVRATLEAIAFEVRDVLETMPAALSSLRVDGGASANDLLCQVQADQIGVPVERPELVETTALGAAFLAGLGTGVWSSTDELRETWALDRSFTPGRDRTAYDASHVRWREAVERSKGWAQV from the coding sequence GTGAGCGTGCTGGCGATCGACGCCGGCACCACCGGCGTCACCGCCGTCGTCGTCACCCCGGACGGCCGGATCGCCGCCAAGGGCTACCAGGAGTTCGCCCAGCACTTCCCGCAGCCCGGCTGGGTCGAGCACTCCCCGGAGGAGATCTGGCAGGCCACGCTCGAGGCGTGCCGCGAGGTGCTGGGCCGGGTCGACCGCTCCGAGCTGCGAGGCGTCGGGATCACCAACCAGCGCGAGACGGTCCTGCTGTGGGACCGGGAGACCCTGGGGTCGCCGCGCCGGGCGATCGTGTGGCAGGACCGGCGCACCGCCGACATCTGCACGCGCCTGCGCGACGGCGGGCACGAGGACCGGGTCGCCGAGCTGACCGGGCTGCGCCTGGACCCGTACTTCTCCGGCACCAAGCTGGCGTGGATCGCCGAGCACGAGCCGCACACGTGGGCGCTGGTCGAGGAGGGCCGGTACGCCGTCGGCACGGTCGACTCCTACCTGGTCGCCCGGATGACGCGCGGCCTGCACCACGTCACCGATGTCTCCAACGCCTGCCGCACGCTGCTGATGGACCTCGGCACCGGCGACTGGAGCGACGAGCTGTGCGGGCTCTTCGGCGTGCCGCGCGACGCGCTGCCCGAGCTGGTGCCCAACTGGGGCGAGCTGGCCGTCACCGACCCCCGGTCCTTCCTCGACCTGTCCCTGCCGATCGCGGGCATCGCCGGGGACCAGCAGTCCGCGCTCTTCGGCCAGACCTGCTTCGACGTGGGCGACTCCAAGTGCACCTACGGCACCGGCTCGTTCATCCTCACCAACTGCGGCACCGAGCTGCCCCGGTCCGACGCCGGGCTGCTGTCGACCGCCGCCTGGCGCTCCCCCGACGGCGAGCTGACCTACGCGCTCGAGGGCGCCATCTTCGTGACCGGCGCGGCGGTGCAGTGGCTGCGCGACGGTCTCCAGGTCGTCGGCTCGGCCGCGGAGACCGCGGCCATCGCCGCGACGGTGCCCTCCAGCGAGGGCGTCGTCTTCGTCCCCGCGCTCACCGGGCTCGGCGCCCCGCACTGGGACCCGCACGCCCGCGGGCTGATCATCGGCGTCACCCGCGGCACCACGCGGGCGCACCTGGTCCGCGCGACCCTCGAGGCGATCGCCTTCGAGGTCCGCGACGTGCTCGAGACCATGCCCGCCGCGCTGTCGTCGCTGCGGGTCGACGGCGGTGCCTCGGCCAACGACCTGCTCTGCCAGGTCCAGGCCGACCAGATCGGCGTGCCCGTCGAGCGGCCCGAGCTGGTCGAGACGACGGCCCTCGGTGCGGCGTTCCTCGCCGGCCTCGGCACCGGCGTCTGGTCGTCGACCGACGAGCTGCGGGAGACCTGGGCGCTCGACCGCTCCTTCACCCCCGGCCGCGACCGCACGGCGTACGACGCCTCCCACGTGCGGTGGCGCGAGGCCGTGGAGCGCTCGAAGGGGTGGGCGCAGGTCTGA
- a CDS encoding DUF1028 domain-containing protein, which produces MTFSIVARSADGESWGVAVASKFLAVGAVVPAAVAEVGAIATQADANVAYKGIALAHLDEGATAQVALDRLLEEDEGRADRQVGIVDVDGNAATHTGTDCLDWAGGATGEGYAVQGNVLTGPEVVEAMQRAFEGSDPAAPLAHRLLAALAAGDEAGGDKRGRQSAALLVVSEGAGYAGGDDIAVDLRVDDHAAPVAELGRLLDLNDLYLTASTEEEKVPVDDELRRELEAFATDRGHRDFAAWVGTENYEMRVDPELTWIDQRVLEVVRGTA; this is translated from the coding sequence ATGACCTTCTCGATCGTGGCCCGCTCCGCCGACGGCGAGTCCTGGGGCGTCGCCGTCGCCTCGAAGTTCCTCGCCGTCGGGGCCGTCGTGCCCGCCGCAGTCGCCGAGGTCGGCGCGATCGCCACCCAGGCCGACGCCAACGTGGCCTACAAGGGCATCGCGCTCGCCCACCTCGACGAGGGCGCCACCGCGCAGGTCGCGCTCGACCGGCTGCTGGAGGAGGACGAGGGGCGCGCGGACCGCCAGGTCGGCATCGTCGACGTCGACGGCAACGCCGCCACGCACACCGGGACCGACTGCCTGGACTGGGCCGGCGGCGCCACCGGCGAGGGGTACGCCGTCCAGGGCAACGTGCTCACCGGCCCGGAGGTCGTCGAGGCGATGCAGCGCGCGTTCGAGGGCTCCGACCCCGCCGCGCCCCTGGCGCACCGCCTGCTCGCCGCGCTCGCCGCCGGTGACGAGGCCGGCGGCGACAAGCGTGGGCGCCAGTCGGCCGCCCTGCTCGTGGTCAGCGAGGGTGCCGGGTACGCCGGCGGCGACGACATCGCGGTGGACCTGCGCGTCGACGACCACGCCGCACCGGTCGCCGAGCTCGGGCGGCTGCTGGACCTCAACGACCTCTACCTCACCGCCTCGACCGAGGAGGAGAAGGTGCCGGTCGACGACGAGCTGCGGCGCGAGCTCGAGGCGTTCGCGACCGACCGCGGGCACCGCGACTTCGCCGCCTGGGTCGGCACCGAGAACTACGAGATGCGGGTCGACCCGGAGCTGACCTGGATCGACCAGCGGGTGCTCGAGGTCGTGCGGGGCACCGCGTGA
- a CDS encoding 6-phosphofructokinase has translation MRVGVLTGGGDCPGLNAVIRAVVRKGVREYGFELVGFRDGWKGPLEGLTMELGIEQCRGILPRGGTILGSSRTNPFAIEGGVERIKDNLAAHGVDALVAIGGEDTLGVATKLAELDVQVVGVPKTIDNDLSGTDFTFGFDTAVNIATEAIDRLHTTAESHHRVLVVEVMGRHAGWIALHAGIAGGASAVLIPEQPFDIDKVCAHVETRFQSEYAPVIVVSEGAVPVEGGDMTLVSGEKDAFGHVRLGGIGDRLAAEIEARTGKEARAVVLGHVQRGGTPTAFDRWLATRFGLQAIDAVADGDFGTMMALRGTKIVRVPLSEGTAELKVVSPEEYAEAQVFFG, from the coding sequence ATGCGCGTCGGAGTGCTCACCGGCGGGGGCGACTGCCCCGGTCTGAACGCGGTCATCCGGGCGGTCGTCCGCAAGGGCGTCCGCGAGTACGGCTTCGAGCTGGTCGGCTTCCGCGACGGCTGGAAGGGGCCGCTCGAGGGGCTGACCATGGAGCTGGGCATCGAGCAGTGCCGCGGCATCCTCCCGCGCGGCGGCACGATCCTCGGCTCCTCGCGCACCAACCCCTTCGCGATCGAGGGCGGCGTCGAGCGGATCAAGGACAACCTCGCCGCGCACGGCGTCGACGCGCTCGTGGCGATCGGCGGCGAGGACACCCTCGGCGTCGCCACGAAGCTGGCCGAGCTCGACGTCCAGGTGGTCGGGGTGCCGAAGACGATCGACAACGACCTCTCGGGCACCGACTTCACCTTCGGCTTCGACACGGCCGTCAACATCGCGACCGAGGCGATCGACCGGCTGCACACCACCGCCGAGTCCCACCACCGCGTGCTCGTCGTGGAGGTCATGGGCCGCCACGCCGGGTGGATCGCCCTGCACGCCGGCATCGCGGGCGGCGCCAGCGCCGTGCTGATCCCCGAGCAGCCCTTCGACATCGACAAGGTCTGCGCCCACGTCGAGACGCGGTTCCAGAGCGAGTACGCCCCGGTCATCGTGGTCTCCGAGGGCGCCGTCCCGGTCGAGGGCGGCGACATGACGCTGGTGTCGGGGGAGAAGGACGCCTTCGGCCACGTGCGGCTCGGCGGCATCGGCGACCGGCTCGCGGCGGAGATCGAGGCCCGCACGGGCAAGGAGGCCCGGGCGGTCGTCCTGGGCCACGTCCAGCGCGGCGGCACGCCCACGGCGTTCGACCGCTGGCTGGCCACGCGGTTCGGCCTGCAGGCGATCGACGCGGTCGCCGACGGCGACTTCGGGACGATGATGGCGCTGCGCGGCACGAAGATCGTCCGCGTCCCGCTCTCCGAGGGCACCGCCGAGCTCAAGGTGGTCAGCCCCGAGGAGTACGCCGAGGCGCAGGTCTTCTTCGGGTAG
- a CDS encoding endonuclease/exonuclease/phosphatase family protein: MRLVTFNILNGRHPADDHVDVDAFAAAVRSLDADVLALQEVDRNQPRSGHADLTAVAAEAMGATDSRFVAALSGSPGATWVAATGEEQPDAAAYGIALLSRRPVRAWQIIRLPVLRTRVPMKFRDSLLPTLVQDEPRVAVAADVETGGATGSGVITVANTHLSFVPWWNGRQLRSLVSSLDTSQRPLVVVGDLNMDGERAVRTTRMRALAAHPTFPSHAPGEQLDHVLADGDVSVRATEAREMALSDHRALVVDLVL, translated from the coding sequence ATGCGCCTGGTTACCTTCAACATCCTCAACGGACGCCACCCGGCCGACGACCACGTCGACGTGGACGCCTTCGCCGCGGCCGTGCGCTCCCTGGACGCCGACGTGCTCGCGCTGCAGGAGGTAGACCGCAACCAGCCCCGGTCGGGGCACGCCGACCTGACGGCCGTCGCGGCCGAGGCGATGGGCGCGACCGACAGCCGGTTCGTGGCGGCGCTCAGCGGCAGCCCGGGTGCGACCTGGGTCGCGGCGACCGGCGAGGAGCAGCCCGACGCTGCGGCGTACGGCATCGCGCTGCTCAGCCGACGCCCGGTGCGGGCCTGGCAGATCATCCGGCTCCCGGTGCTGCGCACCCGCGTGCCGATGAAGTTCCGTGACAGCCTGCTGCCGACCCTGGTCCAGGACGAGCCGCGGGTCGCCGTGGCCGCCGACGTCGAGACCGGTGGGGCGACGGGCAGCGGCGTCATCACCGTCGCCAACACCCACCTGTCGTTCGTGCCGTGGTGGAACGGTCGCCAGCTGCGCTCGCTGGTCTCCTCCCTCGACACCTCCCAGCGGCCGCTGGTGGTCGTCGGGGACCTCAACATGGACGGCGAGCGCGCGGTCCGCACGACGCGGATGCGTGCCCTGGCCGCGCACCCGACGTTCCCCTCGCACGCGCCCGGCGAGCAGCTGGACCACGTGCTCGCCGACGGCGACGTCTCGGTCCGGGCGACCGAGGCCCGCGAGATGGCGCTCTCGGACCACCGGGCGCTGGTCGTCGACCTGGTGCTCTGA